One window of Nocardioides dongkuii genomic DNA carries:
- a CDS encoding Na+/H+ antiporter codes for MDVALLLCGLAVGVLVVTAVAERIDVPAPFLLIAVGVAASYAPQVPQVYLDHDVVLLGLLPPLLYAAAQQTSLVDFNTNRRPILLLSIGLVIFTAVGVAVVVHWLLPGVSWAVALALGAVVAPPDAVAATAIGRRIGLPRRIVTILEGESLLNDATALVLLRTALAAAAGTGLDAWGVSLDFVVAAGGGVLVGVLFYVVVAWVRRMLGDPVLESALSLVVPFAAYLAAEEVHASGVLAVVVAGLLLGHRAPVLQTAQSRIAERLNWRTVAFVLENAVFLLIGLQAWWIVEGAAESDLGAGRIAAVCAAVLAAVVVLRMMWVFPARYLIVRPGADPDTGSVPPWTYTFLLGWAGMRGVVTLAAAFVLPEDTEYREVLLLAALTVVAGTLFLQGTTLPWLARRLQVPSPDPAEDALARATLLQQASKAALHELDQLEYDDRHGAVDLIRQRLDQRNFAAWERLATVEGQESPSDLYARVRLATLAAERRRVLEIRSSGSVPADVVADVLAMLDVEESMLDVAAEERRELRASAGTRRTGLTCADLEQYPAVETPEDPECQSCLEEGTHWVALRQCLACGRIGCCDSSPGRHATAHFHETSHPVMQSAEPGEDWRWCYVHHTTG; via the coding sequence GTGGACGTCGCCCTCCTGCTGTGCGGACTGGCCGTCGGGGTCCTGGTGGTCACCGCGGTCGCCGAACGGATCGACGTGCCCGCGCCGTTCCTGCTGATCGCCGTCGGCGTCGCGGCGTCGTACGCCCCGCAGGTCCCGCAGGTCTACCTCGACCACGACGTGGTGCTGCTCGGCCTGCTGCCCCCGCTCCTGTACGCCGCGGCGCAGCAGACCTCGCTGGTCGACTTCAACACCAACCGGCGGCCGATCCTGCTGCTGTCGATCGGCCTGGTGATCTTCACCGCGGTCGGGGTCGCGGTCGTGGTGCACTGGCTGCTGCCCGGTGTCTCGTGGGCCGTGGCGCTCGCGCTCGGCGCCGTGGTGGCCCCGCCCGACGCCGTCGCCGCGACCGCGATCGGCCGGCGGATCGGGCTGCCCCGGCGGATCGTGACGATCCTCGAGGGCGAGTCGCTGCTCAACGACGCCACCGCGCTCGTGCTGCTTCGCACGGCGCTCGCGGCTGCCGCCGGCACCGGCCTGGACGCCTGGGGCGTCTCGCTGGACTTCGTGGTCGCCGCGGGCGGCGGCGTCCTGGTCGGGGTGCTGTTCTACGTCGTGGTCGCCTGGGTGCGGCGGATGCTGGGCGACCCGGTGCTCGAGAGCGCGCTGTCGCTGGTCGTGCCGTTCGCGGCGTACCTCGCGGCCGAGGAGGTGCACGCGTCCGGCGTCCTGGCCGTCGTGGTCGCCGGCCTGCTGCTCGGTCACCGGGCGCCGGTGCTGCAGACCGCCCAGTCACGGATCGCCGAGCGGCTGAACTGGCGCACCGTCGCCTTCGTCCTCGAGAACGCCGTGTTCCTGCTGATCGGCCTGCAGGCCTGGTGGATCGTCGAGGGCGCCGCGGAGAGCGACCTCGGCGCCGGCCGGATCGCGGCGGTCTGCGCGGCGGTCCTCGCCGCGGTGGTGGTGCTCCGGATGATGTGGGTCTTCCCGGCGCGCTACCTGATCGTGCGGCCCGGCGCCGACCCCGACACGGGATCGGTGCCGCCGTGGACCTACACCTTCCTGCTCGGCTGGGCGGGGATGCGCGGGGTGGTCACGCTCGCGGCGGCGTTCGTGCTCCCCGAGGACACCGAGTACCGCGAGGTGCTGCTGCTGGCGGCGCTCACCGTCGTCGCCGGCACGCTGTTCCTGCAGGGCACCACGCTGCCGTGGCTCGCCCGCCGGCTCCAGGTGCCGTCGCCGGATCCCGCCGAGGACGCGCTCGCCCGCGCCACGCTGCTCCAGCAGGCGTCCAAGGCCGCGCTGCACGAGCTCGACCAGCTGGAGTACGACGACCGGCACGGCGCCGTGGACCTGATCCGGCAGCGCCTGGACCAGCGGAACTTCGCCGCCTGGGAGCGGCTCGCGACCGTCGAGGGCCAGGAGTCGCCCAGCGACCTGTACGCGCGGGTGCGGCTGGCGACGCTCGCCGCCGAGCGCCGCCGGGTGCTCGAGATCCGCTCGTCGGGATCGGTGCCCGCGGACGTGGTCGCCGACGTGCTGGCCATGCTCGACGTCGAGGAGTCGATGCTGGACGTCGCCGCCGAGGAGCGCCGCGAGCTGCGAGCGTCGGCCGGGACGCGGCGTACCGGGCTCACCTGCGCCGACCTCGAGCAGTACCCCGCGGTGGAGACCCCGGAGGACCCCGAGTGCCAGAGCTGCCTGGAGGAGGGCACGCACTGGGTGGCGCTGCGCCAGTGCCTGGCCTGCGGGCGGATCGGCTGCTGCGACTCCTCACCGGGCCGGCACGCCACCGCGCACTTCCACGAGACCAGCCACCCGGTGATGCAGTCCGCCGAGCCCGGCGAGGACTGGCGGTGGTGCTACGTGCACCACACCACGGGCTAG
- a CDS encoding isochorismate synthase, with product MTSRISSGGQPPADPPAAGIVARTVPLDPAVADSLLDLLPADRPVTWLRRGEGLVGWGVATEVRTSGPTRFADAAKWWSETVARADVRDEVQEPGTGLVSFGSFAFADEPGDSVLVVPSIVVGRRGGTAWLTTVGTDALDPAPDLALQEPAPAPVGIRFADGAVNGEEWMSVVADAVARIEAGDLEKVVLARDLIATASAPIDVRWPLRRLTETYPMCWTFHVDGMFGATPEMLVRRERGLVTSRVLAGTIRRTGDDERDLALAATLARSSKDLEEHEYAVRSVADSLEPHCSSMNVPEAPFVLHLPNVMHLATDVNGVVHDAATVSSLQLAEALHPSAAVGGTPTPVAVALIEEIEGMDRGRYAGPVGWMDASGDGEWGIALRSAAIEDATVRLYAGCGIVADSDPEAELAEAQAKFVPVRDALAP from the coding sequence GTGACGTCGAGGATCAGCTCCGGGGGACAGCCGCCGGCCGACCCGCCCGCTGCCGGGATCGTCGCCCGGACCGTGCCGCTCGACCCGGCCGTCGCCGACTCGCTCCTCGACCTGCTGCCCGCCGACCGGCCGGTGACCTGGCTGCGCCGCGGCGAGGGCCTGGTCGGGTGGGGCGTGGCCACCGAGGTCCGCACCAGCGGACCGACCCGGTTCGCCGACGCCGCGAAGTGGTGGAGCGAGACCGTCGCCCGCGCCGACGTCCGCGACGAGGTGCAGGAGCCCGGCACCGGGCTGGTCTCGTTCGGCTCCTTCGCCTTCGCCGACGAGCCCGGCGACTCCGTGCTGGTGGTGCCCTCGATCGTCGTCGGGCGCCGCGGCGGCACCGCCTGGCTGACCACCGTCGGCACCGACGCGCTCGACCCCGCACCCGACCTGGCCCTGCAGGAGCCGGCGCCCGCCCCGGTCGGCATCCGGTTCGCCGACGGGGCGGTCAACGGCGAGGAGTGGATGAGTGTCGTCGCCGACGCCGTCGCCCGCATCGAGGCCGGCGACCTCGAGAAGGTCGTGCTGGCCCGCGACCTGATCGCCACCGCCTCGGCGCCGATCGACGTCCGGTGGCCGCTGCGCCGGCTCACCGAGACCTACCCGATGTGCTGGACCTTCCACGTCGACGGGATGTTCGGCGCGACGCCGGAGATGCTGGTCCGCCGCGAGCGCGGCCTGGTCACCTCCCGGGTGCTGGCCGGCACCATCCGCCGTACCGGCGACGACGAGCGCGACCTGGCCCTCGCCGCGACCCTCGCCCGGTCCTCCAAGGACCTCGAGGAGCACGAGTACGCCGTCCGCTCGGTCGCCGACTCCCTCGAGCCGCACTGCTCGTCGATGAACGTCCCCGAGGCGCCGTTCGTGCTGCACCTCCCGAACGTCATGCACCTCGCCACCGACGTGAACGGCGTCGTCCACGACGCCGCGACCGTCTCCTCGCTGCAGCTGGCCGAGGCGCTGCACCCCTCGGCGGCCGTCGGCGGCACCCCGACCCCGGTCGCGGTCGCGCTGATCGAGGAGATCGAGGGCATGGACCGCGGCCGGTACGCCGGCCCGGTCGGCTGGATGGACGCCTCCGGCGACGGCGAGTGGGGCATCGCGCTGCGCTCGGCGGCCATCGAGGACGCCACCGTCCGCCTGTACGCCGGCTGCGGGATCGTCGCCGACTCCGACCCCGAGGCCGAGCTGGCCGAGGCGCAGGCGAAGTTCGTCCCGGTCCGCGACGCGCTCGCGCCGTAG
- a CDS encoding cytochrome P450 encodes MTTRFDLSDPAFDVTSPAVHAARAESWYVETTWGWAVLRYAEASALLRDRRFRQGNARWPAQNGIHSGLFSDWWAETLLSLEGDDHARIRRLMVPAFRSRTIAAMRPRFQALADELVDAFAERGSVELIEEFAEPYAARVICVLLGLDEDHWRQVARWADDLGASFSIDVAHQVPRIEAAIAGLHAYVDGVVADRLAHPRDDLVTTLVRASVDGEQLTRRELGVALVFLAFAGMETTRNQLGLAVQTLLRHPDQWRLLAERPELGANAVEEVMRVNPTVTWVTREAVEDVDLHGLRIPRGGIVQVLSHAAGTDPAAMPDPSFDITRQRPPHHGFGAGVHHCLGHFVARTDMAVALPLLARRMPDAVPDGPGRWLPVSGNTGALAFPIRFRPS; translated from the coding sequence GTGACCACCCGCTTCGACCTCTCCGACCCCGCCTTCGACGTCACCTCCCCCGCGGTGCACGCGGCCCGCGCGGAGTCCTGGTACGTCGAGACGACCTGGGGCTGGGCCGTGCTCCGGTACGCCGAGGCGTCGGCGCTGCTGCGCGACCGCCGGTTCCGGCAGGGCAACGCGCGCTGGCCCGCGCAGAACGGCATCCACTCCGGGCTGTTCAGCGACTGGTGGGCCGAGACGCTGCTCAGCCTGGAGGGCGACGACCACGCGCGGATCCGCCGGCTGATGGTCCCGGCGTTCCGCAGCCGCACGATCGCGGCGATGCGGCCGCGCTTCCAGGCGCTCGCCGACGAGCTCGTCGACGCGTTCGCGGAGCGCGGGTCGGTGGAGCTGATCGAGGAGTTCGCCGAGCCGTACGCCGCCCGGGTCATCTGCGTGCTCCTCGGCCTCGACGAGGACCACTGGCGCCAGGTGGCGCGCTGGGCCGACGACCTCGGCGCGTCGTTCTCGATCGACGTCGCCCACCAGGTGCCGCGCATCGAGGCGGCGATCGCCGGGCTGCACGCGTACGTCGACGGGGTCGTCGCGGACCGGCTCGCCCACCCGCGCGACGACCTGGTCACCACGCTCGTGCGGGCCTCGGTCGACGGCGAGCAGCTGACCCGTCGCGAGCTCGGCGTGGCGCTGGTGTTCCTCGCCTTCGCCGGCATGGAGACCACCCGCAACCAGCTCGGGCTCGCGGTGCAGACGCTGCTGCGGCACCCCGACCAGTGGCGGCTGCTCGCCGAGCGGCCCGAGCTCGGCGCGAACGCCGTCGAGGAGGTGATGCGGGTCAACCCCACCGTCACCTGGGTGACCCGCGAGGCGGTCGAGGACGTCGACCTGCACGGGCTGCGGATCCCGCGGGGCGGGATCGTGCAGGTGCTCTCGCACGCCGCCGGCACCGACCCGGCCGCGATGCCCGACCCGTCGTTCGACATCACCCGGCAGCGGCCCCCGCACCACGGCTTCGGCGCCGGCGTCCACCACTGCCTCGGGCACTTCGTGGCGCGCACCGACATGGCCGTCGCGCTGCCGCTGCTCGCGCGCCGGATGCCGGACGCCGTCCCGGACGGCCCCGGGCGCTGGCTGCCGGTCAGCGGCAACACCGGCGCGCTGGCGTTCCCGATCCGGTTCCGACCCTCCTAG
- a CDS encoding MBL fold metallo-hydrolase, translated as MRITKFGHACVRLEHAGTTIVLDPGMFTDREALDGADAVLITHEHPDHYLPDHLLAVDVPVFTIDAVAQRIREDAPAVAERTTVVAPGEELDLGLPVRVVGELHAVIHPELPRFHNSGYVLTAGDARVYHPGDALTAPGEDVDVLLLPVSGPWLKVSETIDFAREVGARRNLAIHDRVHSEAGLGIVDGHLSRFLAPQGLEYVRIADGEDL; from the coding sequence ATGCGGATCACCAAGTTCGGACACGCCTGCGTGCGCCTGGAGCACGCCGGGACCACGATCGTCCTCGACCCGGGGATGTTCACCGACCGGGAGGCGCTGGACGGCGCCGACGCGGTGCTGATCACCCACGAGCACCCCGACCACTACCTGCCCGACCACCTGCTCGCCGTCGACGTCCCCGTCTTCACCATCGACGCCGTCGCGCAGCGGATCCGCGAGGACGCCCCCGCCGTCGCCGAGCGGACGACGGTGGTCGCGCCCGGCGAGGAGCTCGACCTCGGCCTCCCGGTGCGGGTCGTGGGCGAGCTGCACGCGGTGATCCACCCCGAGCTGCCGCGCTTCCACAACAGCGGGTACGTCCTCACCGCGGGGGACGCCAGGGTCTACCACCCCGGCGACGCGCTGACCGCGCCCGGCGAGGACGTCGACGTGCTGCTGCTCCCGGTCTCCGGGCCGTGGCTGAAGGTCTCGGAGACCATCGACTTCGCGCGCGAGGTCGGCGCCCGCCGCAACCTCGCCATCCACGACCGGGTCCACTCCGAGGCCGGGCTCGGGATCGTCGACGGCCACCTCAGCCGGTTCCTGGCCCCGCAGGGCCTCGAGTACGTCCGGATCGCGGACGGGGAGGACCTCTGA
- a CDS encoding YciI family protein, producing the protein MPIFCATYAYDPAATETLDAVRPAHRDWLAEQPALLASGPTDDGGAVLVWEGGSAAEVEGVLDQDPFHAAGVIAERRVVGWQIVRGRWLDVLDLG; encoded by the coding sequence ATGCCGATCTTCTGCGCCACCTACGCCTACGACCCCGCGGCCACCGAGACCCTCGACGCGGTCCGTCCCGCCCACCGCGACTGGCTCGCCGAGCAGCCCGCCCTGCTGGCCAGCGGCCCCACCGACGACGGCGGCGCGGTGCTGGTCTGGGAGGGCGGCTCCGCGGCCGAGGTCGAGGGTGTCCTCGACCAGGACCCGTTCCACGCCGCCGGCGTCATCGCCGAGCGCCGCGTGGTCGGCTGGCAGATCGTCCGCGGTCGCTGGCTCGACGTGCTCGACCTGGGCTGA
- a CDS encoding L,D-transpeptidase family protein, which translates to MSLVRRLVLVVTISVLLSTAAYGAGWASRHDDRAVPVVAERADRPPAPTRVPAPPAEPRPEPRPGPRLLGPGDQSPEVRGLQARLAQIDWFEGDPTGFYGDLTAAAVRGFQAKRGIPVTGEVDRRTLGRLHAMTTEPTRAELLGTAEAANAPGALDERCRTGRVLCIDKTTSTLRWVVDGEVLQTLDTRFGATGTPTREGVFSVYRKSRDHVSSLYGSAMPYAMFFDGGQAVHYSPDFAAVGYAGASHGCVNIRDHDGIAWLYEQVQVGDTVVVSWS; encoded by the coding sequence ATGTCGCTCGTACGCCGACTGGTGCTCGTCGTCACGATCTCGGTCCTGCTCTCGACCGCGGCGTACGGCGCCGGCTGGGCGAGCAGGCACGACGACCGCGCCGTCCCCGTCGTGGCCGAACGCGCCGACCGTCCCCCGGCACCCACCCGGGTCCCGGCACCGCCCGCGGAGCCGCGGCCGGAGCCGCGGCCGGGTCCGCGGCTGCTGGGACCCGGCGACCAGAGCCCGGAGGTGCGCGGGCTGCAGGCCCGGCTGGCGCAGATCGACTGGTTCGAGGGCGACCCGACCGGGTTCTACGGCGACCTGACCGCGGCCGCCGTACGCGGCTTCCAGGCCAAGCGGGGGATCCCGGTGACCGGCGAGGTCGACCGTCGCACGCTGGGCCGGCTGCACGCGATGACCACCGAGCCGACCCGCGCCGAGCTGCTCGGCACGGCCGAGGCTGCCAACGCGCCCGGCGCGCTCGACGAGCGGTGCCGGACCGGCCGTGTGCTCTGCATCGACAAGACCACGAGCACGCTGCGCTGGGTCGTCGACGGCGAGGTGCTGCAGACCCTGGACACGCGGTTCGGCGCCACCGGCACCCCGACCCGCGAGGGCGTCTTCAGCGTCTACCGCAAGAGCCGGGACCACGTCTCGAGCCTCTACGGCTCCGCGATGCCGTACGCGATGTTCTTCGACGGCGGCCAGGCCGTGCACTACAGCCCGGACTTCGCCGCGGTCGGGTACGCCGGCGCCTCCCACGGCTGCGTCAACATCCGCGACCACGACGGCATCGCCTGGCTCTACGAGCAGGTGCAGGTCGGCGACACAGTGGTCGTCTCCTGGTCCTGA
- a CDS encoding thiamine pyrophosphate-binding protein yields the protein MTEPSPSASPSTALARSVVRALLDGGVSEVVVSPGSRNAPLSFAVHDAEAAGLVRLHTRVDERSAGFLALGLSKVGARAAVVCTSGTAVANLHPAVLEAAHAGVPLVVVTADRPTRLHGTSANQTTEQVGVFGPLVATLDLDAPGPVPLADEGPTHLNVRLDDPLVPTDRWLP from the coding sequence GTGACCGAGCCTTCCCCCAGCGCCTCGCCCAGCACCGCGCTGGCGCGCAGCGTCGTCCGGGCGCTGCTCGACGGGGGGGTGAGCGAGGTCGTGGTCTCCCCGGGGTCGCGCAACGCCCCGCTGTCCTTCGCCGTCCACGACGCCGAGGCGGCCGGGCTGGTGCGGCTGCACACCCGGGTCGACGAGCGGTCCGCGGGGTTCCTCGCGCTCGGGCTGAGCAAGGTCGGGGCGCGCGCCGCGGTCGTGTGCACCTCGGGCACCGCGGTCGCCAACCTGCACCCGGCGGTGCTCGAGGCCGCCCATGCCGGCGTCCCGCTCGTCGTGGTCACCGCCGACCGCCCGACGCGGCTGCACGGCACCAGCGCCAACCAGACGACCGAGCAGGTGGGCGTCTTCGGGCCGCTCGTCGCCACCTTGGACCTGGACGCGCCCGGGCCGGTGCCGCTCGCCGACGAGGGCCCCACGCACCTCAACGTCCGGCTCGACGACCCGCTCGTCCCGACCGACCGGTGGCTGCCGTGA
- a CDS encoding GNAT family N-acetyltransferase produces the protein MTAPRDGLPEDLVVRAATPEDAEALAHLHLDVWDDAYTGLMPQQILDDRRDRVQERVERWRELLADPEVTTLLATAADELVGLASAGPGLDNDLVLSGDVVLELKALYVRASWWGRGIGSTLFRAAVGDRAAYLWVLAGNDRAISFYEHHGFRLDGTEDELDEGLHVRMVRAGTP, from the coding sequence GTGACCGCACCCCGCGATGGCCTCCCCGAGGACCTAGTGGTCCGTGCCGCGACGCCCGAGGACGCCGAGGCGCTGGCGCACCTCCACCTCGACGTGTGGGACGACGCCTACACGGGGCTGATGCCGCAGCAGATCCTCGACGACCGGCGCGACCGGGTCCAGGAGCGGGTGGAACGGTGGCGCGAGCTGCTCGCCGACCCCGAGGTCACCACCCTGCTGGCAACCGCGGCCGACGAGCTCGTCGGGCTCGCCTCCGCTGGGCCGGGGCTCGACAACGACCTGGTGCTGTCCGGCGACGTGGTGCTGGAGCTCAAGGCGCTCTACGTCCGCGCGTCCTGGTGGGGCAGGGGGATCGGCTCCACGCTGTTCCGCGCGGCCGTCGGCGACCGGGCGGCGTACCTGTGGGTGCTCGCCGGCAACGACCGGGCCATCTCGTTCTACGAGCACCACGGGTTCCGCCTCGACGGGACCGAGGACGAGCTCGACGAGGGCCTGCACGTGCGGATGGTGCGGGCCGGCACCCCGTGA
- a CDS encoding thiamine pyrophosphate-dependent enzyme, with amino-acid sequence MSAPALPVIPLGPRTVVVAGDDAGPPPRVLAQDADWPLLAEPTSGSRTGTHALRCYRLLLDGELGAQVERVVVFGRPTLSRPVSRLLARPDVEVLAAPGRGVWADRPFPVDGAVDAHTRPEGADDPAWLAAWQDADRSVSRQLDALLAAERGLTPYEVAGAVGRAVPSGGLLFVGASSPIRDLDLMLRGYAVGDRRKLVANRGLSGIDGVVSSAIGAALGRPRSTRSIALMGDVTFLHDSNGLVLGPDEPRPNLTIVVVNDDGGSIFSMLEQGAEEHAGSFERLFGTPHGVDLAALCAATRTPHWRVDSLPELEHALASPHGGIEVVEAVVRRHDRRDLDARIRALRP; translated from the coding sequence GTGAGTGCGCCGGCGCTCCCGGTGATCCCGCTCGGGCCGCGCACCGTGGTGGTGGCCGGGGACGACGCCGGGCCGCCGCCGCGGGTGCTCGCGCAGGACGCCGACTGGCCGCTGCTCGCCGAGCCGACCAGCGGGTCGCGCACCGGCACCCACGCGCTGCGCTGCTACCGGCTGCTCCTCGACGGCGAGCTCGGCGCGCAGGTCGAGCGGGTCGTCGTCTTCGGCCGGCCGACGCTGTCCCGGCCGGTCAGCCGGCTGCTGGCCCGTCCGGACGTCGAGGTGCTCGCCGCCCCCGGCCGCGGGGTCTGGGCCGACCGGCCGTTCCCCGTCGACGGCGCGGTCGACGCCCACACCCGACCCGAGGGGGCCGACGACCCCGCGTGGCTGGCCGCGTGGCAGGACGCCGACCGGTCGGTGTCGCGACAGCTCGACGCGCTCCTGGCGGCCGAGCGGGGCCTCACGCCGTACGAGGTCGCCGGGGCGGTGGGCCGCGCCGTACCGTCCGGCGGGCTGCTGTTCGTCGGCGCCTCCAGCCCGATCCGCGACCTGGACCTGATGCTGCGCGGGTACGCCGTCGGCGACCGCCGCAAGCTGGTCGCCAACCGCGGGCTGTCCGGCATCGACGGCGTCGTGTCCAGCGCGATCGGCGCCGCGCTGGGCCGCCCGCGCTCGACCCGCAGCATCGCGCTGATGGGCGACGTGACGTTCCTGCACGACAGCAACGGCCTGGTGCTCGGGCCCGACGAGCCGCGCCCCAACCTCACGATCGTGGTGGTCAACGACGACGGCGGCTCGATCTTCTCGATGCTCGAGCAGGGCGCCGAGGAGCACGCCGGGTCCTTCGAGCGACTCTTCGGCACCCCGCACGGCGTCGACCTCGCCGCCCTCTGCGCCGCCACCCGCACCCCGCACTGGCGCGTCGACTCCCTCCCCGAGCTCGAGCACGCCCTCGCCTCCCCGCACGGCGGGATCGAGGTCGTCGAGGCCGTCGTCCGCCGCCACGACCGCCGAGACCTCGACGCCCGGATCCGCGCCCTGCGCCCCTGA